Proteins from one Cicer arietinum cultivar CDC Frontier isolate Library 1 chromosome 3, Cicar.CDCFrontier_v2.0, whole genome shotgun sequence genomic window:
- the LOC101490789 gene encoding protein CROWDED NUCLEI 1 isoform X2: MFTPQRLWSGRTNTPNKSGTRIGSGPGTNPGDGTGSKEKGVAFVENGGNLDREVLVERVSNLEKELYEYQFNMGLLLIEKKEWNSKYTELSQDVVEVKDSLEREKAAHLFALSEAEKREENLRKALECVLDLEKALREMRSEHAKIKFAADSKLSEANALIASVEEKSLEVEAKLRSADAKLAEISRKSSEIDRKSRDLEAQESALRRERLSFIAEQEAHESTLSKQREDLREWEKKLQDGEERLAQGQRILNEREQRANEIDRICMQKEKDVEEAQKNIDAANVTLRNKEDDVNNRLAAISLNEKECDSMRTNLDLKEKELFAWEEKLNAREKVEIQKLVDEHNAALDVKKQEFEMELDEKRKSFEDELKTKLVEVEKKEGEVNHMEEKVAKREQALEKKAEKLKEKEKEYELKVKALKEREKSIKSEEKDLGKEKGKMESEREELLSLKTELEKIKANNEAELLRINEETNRLQVTEEERSEYIRLQSQLKNEIDQYRLQKDLLLKEADDLRQQKETFEREWEELDQKRADVVKELKNVSQQKEEVLKLQQFEEEKLKNEKQSTEDYLKRELETLQSAKESFAAEMELEKSSLAEKAQNEKNQMLLDFELRKKELEADVQNQLEQKEKDLLERKKLFEEKRESELNNINFLREVANREMEEMKHQRSKLEKERLEADENRKHVERQRKEMQEDIDVLVDLNKKLKNQREQFITERRRFIDVVEKLRSCQNCGEMISEFVLSDLQSSADIENVEVPSLPKLDGGFDANLASSRQNTGISPPADTKSPAPGGTVSWLRKCTSKIFKISPIKKMESEVDSFRDVAPLSIEKANVDDSPSKILGTENEPELSFAIANDSFDALRVQSGNEITEAEADHDPSIDNQGNIDTKAPDDLQATDSKVGQQKPRRGAGRPRVKRTQTVKTVIKEAEAILGESKAAEAVPGESVDDRETDFPNGNAEDFANMDSESQKPPSIRLTSNLRKRNWVQTSQIAASEHEGDASEGHSDSLIPGQRKKRRQKAAAPAQTAGETRYNLRRHKIGATTSSARGMSGGGRESEGEVGRVKGAGVKTNSKTSRSHSVGIANENGDSIDLDQSQKVVEAQDDYGDATRTFASNMALSEEVNGTADNAEDQDAEYRSESHGEDAGQADDDDENEIDEDYQHPGETSVGKKLWKFFTT; the protein is encoded by the exons ATGTTTACGCCGCAGAGGTTGTGGTCGGGTCGGACCAACACGCCGAACAAGAGTGGGACACGAATCGGGTCGGGTCCGGGTACGAATCCCGGTGATGGAACTGGTTCTAAGGAGAAAGGTGTTGCCTTTGTTGAAAATGGTGGAAACTTGGATCGTGAGGTTTTGGTTGAGAGGGTTTCGAACCTCGAGAAAGAG CTTTACGAGTACCAATTCAATATGGGGCTTCTCTTGATTGAGAAAAAAGAGTGGAACTCTAAGTATACTGAGCTAAGTCAAGATGTAGTGGAAGTAAAGGATTCCCTTGAACGAGAAAAAGCAGCTCATTTATTTGCTCTATCTGAGGCAGAGAAGCGAGAAGAGAATTTGAGGAAGGCCTTGG AGTGTGTGCTTGAT CTTGAGAAGGCTCTGCGAGAAATGCGGTCAGAGCATGCAAAGATTAAATTTGCAGCAGACTCAAAGTTATCTGAAGCAAATGCTTTAATAGCTAGCGTTGAAGAGAAATCTTTAGAAGTAGAAGCCAAGTTACGATCTGCTGATGCCAAGCTTGCTGAAATCAGCAGAAAGAGTTCAGAGATTGATAGGAAATCACGTGACTTGGAGGCTCAGGAATCTGCGCTTCGAAGGGAACGCTTGTCCTTCATTGCAGA GCAAGAAGCACACGAGAGTACTTTGTCTAAGCAAAGAGAGGACTTACGAGAATGGGAGAAGAAACTGCAGGATGGAGAAGAGAGACTAGCCCAGGGTCAAAGAATTCTCAACGAAAGAGAGCAAAGGGCTAATGAGATTGACAGAATATGCATGCAGAAAGAGAAGGACGTTGAAGAGGCACAGAAGAACATTGATGCAGCAAATGTAACATTGAGAAACAAAGAAGATGATGTGAACAACAGGCTTGCAGCTATATCTCTTAATGAGAAg GAATGCGATTCTATGCGAACGAACTTGGATCTTAAAGAGAAGGAGTTATTTGCATGGGAAGAAAAGCTCAATGCCAGAGAAAAA GTTGAGATTCAGAAGCTTGTTGATGAACACAATGCTGCTCTTGATGTGAAGAAGCAAGAGTTTGAAATGGAATTGGACGAAAAAAGAAAATCCTTTGAAGATGAATTGAAGACTAAACTGGTAGAAGTGGAAAAGAAAGAAGGTGAAGTCAATCACATGGAGGAGAAGGTTGCAAAACGGGAGCAGGCCTTGGAAAAGAAAGCAGAGAAGCTCaaggagaaagagaaagaatatGAACTGAAAGTCAAAGCTTTGAAGGAAAGGGAGAAGTCTATTAAGTCTGAGGAGAAAGACTTGGGGAAGGAGAAGGGTAAAATGGAAAGTGAGAGAGAGGAGTTGCTCAGTCTTAAGACTGAGCTTGAGAAGATAAAAGCTAACAATGAAGCAGAGTTGTTGAGAATTAATGAAGAGACTAATCGTCTCCAAGTGACCGAGGAGGAGAGATCTGAATATATACGTTTGCAGTCACAATTGAAGAATGAAATTGATCAGTACAGGCTTCAGAAAGATCTACTGCTGAAGGAAGCTGATGACTTGAGGCAGCAAAAAGAGACTTTTGAAAGAGAATGGGAAGAGCTGGATCAGAAAAGAGCAGACGTGGTGAAAGAGCTAAAAAATGTGTCTCAACAAAAGGAAGAAGTTTTAAAACTACAACAATTTGAAGAAGAGAAGTTAAAGAATGAGAAACAGTCCACAGAAGACTATCTAAAAAGGGAGTTAGAAACTCTTCAGTCCGCTAAAGAGTCATTTGCTGCAGAAATGGAGTTGGAGAAGTCAAGCCTAGCTGAAAAAGCTCAAAATGAGAAAAACCAAATGCTTCTGGATTTTGAGTTGCGGAAAAAAGAACTTGAAGCTGATGTGCAGAATCAGTTAGAGCAGAAGGAAAAGGACTTACTTGAAAGGAAGAAGTTATTTGAGGAGAAGAGAGAGAGTGaattaaacaatattaatttcttGAGAGAAGTAGCTAATAGAGAAATGGAGGAAATGAAACATCAAAGAAGTAAACTAGAGAAGGAGAGACTAGAGGCAGATGAGAATAGAAAACATGTTGAAAGGCAAAGGAAAGAAATGCAGGAGGACATAGATGTACTCGTTGATCTCAATAAGAAGTTGAAAAATCAGCGGGAACAATTTATTACGGAGAGACGGCGCTTTATTGATGTTGTTGAGAAACTTAGGAGTTGCCAAAACTGTGGGGAAATGATTTCTGAATTTGTGCTGTCTGATTTACAGTCTTCTGCCGACATTGAGAATGTAGAGGTGCCCTCTCTTCCAAAATTGGATGGTGGTTTTGATGCAAATCTGGCTTCTTCTAGGCAAAATACTGGAATATCCCCTCCAGCCGATACGAAGTCCCCAGCTCCTGGTGGAACTGTCTCTTGGCTTCGTAAATGCACCTCTAAGATTTTCAAGATCTCCCCCATTAAAAAGATGGAATCTGAAGTTGATAGTTTTAGAGACGTGGCTCCTTTATCTATTGAGAAGGCTAACGTTGATGATTCGCCATCAAAAATTCTTGGCACTGAAAATGAACCAGAATTGTCTTTTGCAATTGCCAATGATTCTTTTGATGCTCTGAGGGTACAATCTGGCAATGAAATCACAGAGGCTGAAGCTGACCACGATCCTTCTATTGACAACCAGGGCAACATTGACACAAAAGCACCAGATGATTTGCAGGCTACTGATTCAAAGGTTGGGCAGCAGAAACCTCGCAGGGGAGCGGGAAGGCCCAGAGTAAAGCGTACGCAAACTGTGAAAACTGTTATCAAAGAGGCTGAAGCTATTCTTGGGGAATCTAAAGCTGCTGAGGCAGTACCCGGGGAATCTGTAGATGATCGTGAGACTGATTTTCCAAATGGAAATGCTGAGGATTTTGCCAACATGGATTCTGAAAGTCAGAAACCACCCAGCATAAGACTAACGTCTAATTTGCGGAAGCGAAACTGGGTTCAAACATCTCAAATTGCTGCTAGTGAACATGAAGGTGATGCTAGTGAAGGACATTCTGATAGTTTAATACCAGGACAACGCAAAAAGAGGCGACAGAAGGCTGCTGCTCCTGCACAAACTGCTGGTGAAACAAGATATAATTTGAGGCGACACAAAAT TGGAGCAACAACTTCATCTGCTAGAGGCATGTCTGGTGGCGGCAGAGAAAGTGAGGGAGAGGTTGGCCGTGTAAAAGGTGCGGGAGTAAAAACCAACTCCAAAACTTCTCGTTCACATTCGGTTGGCATTGCTAATGAGAACGGTGACAGCATAGATCTTGATCAG TCTCAGAAAGTAGTCGAAGCGCAAGATGATTATGGTGATGCAACAAGGACATTTGCCAGCAACATGGCTTTGAGTGAGGAGGTGAATGGAACAGCGGATAACGCCGAGGATCAGGATGCAGAGTACAGAAGTGAATCACACGGAGAAGATGCAGGCCAAGCTGACGACGATGATGAGAATGAGATTGATGAAGATTACCAACATCCTGGTGAAACTTCAGTGGGGAAGAAGCTGTGGAAATTCTTTACAACATAA
- the LOC101490789 gene encoding nuclear matrix constituent protein 1 isoform X1: MRSEHAKIKFAADSKLSEANALIASVEEKSLEVEAKLRSADAKLAEISRKSSEIDRKSRDLEAQESALRRERLSFIAEQEAHESTLSKQREDLREWEKKLQDGEERLAQGQRILNEREQRANEIDRICMQKEKDVEEAQKNIDAANVTLRNKEDDVNNRLAAISLNEKECDSMRTNLDLKEKELFAWEEKLNAREKVEIQKLVDEHNAALDVKKQEFEMELDEKRKSFEDELKTKLVEVEKKEGEVNHMEEKVAKREQALEKKAEKLKEKEKEYELKVKALKEREKSIKSEEKDLGKEKGKMESEREELLSLKTELEKIKANNEAELLRINEETNRLQVTEEERSEYIRLQSQLKNEIDQYRLQKDLLLKEADDLRQQKETFEREWEELDQKRADVVKELKNVSQQKEEVLKLQQFEEEKLKNEKQSTEDYLKRELETLQSAKESFAAEMELEKSSLAEKAQNEKNQMLLDFELRKKELEADVQNQLEQKEKDLLERKKLFEEKRESELNNINFLREVANREMEEMKHQRSKLEKERLEADENRKHVERQRKEMQEDIDVLVDLNKKLKNQREQFITERRRFIDVVEKLRSCQNCGEMISEFVLSDLQSSADIENVEVPSLPKLDGGFDANLASSRQNTGISPPADTKSPAPGGTVSWLRKCTSKIFKISPIKKMESEVDSFRDVAPLSIEKANVDDSPSKILGTENEPELSFAIANDSFDALRVQSGNEITEAEADHDPSIDNQGNIDTKAPDDLQATDSKVGQQKPRRGAGRPRVKRTQTVKTVIKEAEAILGESKAAEAVPGESVDDRETDFPNGNAEDFANMDSESQKPPSIRLTSNLRKRNWVQTSQIAASEHEGDASEGHSDSLIPGQRKKRRQKAAAPAQTAGETRYNLRRHKIGATTSSARGMSGGGRESEGEVGRVKGAGVKTNSKTSRSHSVGIANENGDSIDLDQKVVEAQDDYGDATRTFASNMALSEEVNGTADNAEDQDAEYRSESHGEDAGQADDDDENEIDEDYQHPGETSVGKKLWKFFTT, from the exons ATGCGGTCAGAGCATGCAAAGATTAAATTTGCAGCAGACTCAAAGTTATCTGAAGCAAATGCTTTAATAGCTAGCGTTGAAGAGAAATCTTTAGAAGTAGAAGCCAAGTTACGATCTGCTGATGCCAAGCTTGCTGAAATCAGCAGAAAGAGTTCAGAGATTGATAGGAAATCACGTGACTTGGAGGCTCAGGAATCTGCGCTTCGAAGGGAACGCTTGTCCTTCATTGCAGA GCAAGAAGCACACGAGAGTACTTTGTCTAAGCAAAGAGAGGACTTACGAGAATGGGAGAAGAAACTGCAGGATGGAGAAGAGAGACTAGCCCAGGGTCAAAGAATTCTCAACGAAAGAGAGCAAAGGGCTAATGAGATTGACAGAATATGCATGCAGAAAGAGAAGGACGTTGAAGAGGCACAGAAGAACATTGATGCAGCAAATGTAACATTGAGAAACAAAGAAGATGATGTGAACAACAGGCTTGCAGCTATATCTCTTAATGAGAAg GAATGCGATTCTATGCGAACGAACTTGGATCTTAAAGAGAAGGAGTTATTTGCATGGGAAGAAAAGCTCAATGCCAGAGAAAAA GTTGAGATTCAGAAGCTTGTTGATGAACACAATGCTGCTCTTGATGTGAAGAAGCAAGAGTTTGAAATGGAATTGGACGAAAAAAGAAAATCCTTTGAAGATGAATTGAAGACTAAACTGGTAGAAGTGGAAAAGAAAGAAGGTGAAGTCAATCACATGGAGGAGAAGGTTGCAAAACGGGAGCAGGCCTTGGAAAAGAAAGCAGAGAAGCTCaaggagaaagagaaagaatatGAACTGAAAGTCAAAGCTTTGAAGGAAAGGGAGAAGTCTATTAAGTCTGAGGAGAAAGACTTGGGGAAGGAGAAGGGTAAAATGGAAAGTGAGAGAGAGGAGTTGCTCAGTCTTAAGACTGAGCTTGAGAAGATAAAAGCTAACAATGAAGCAGAGTTGTTGAGAATTAATGAAGAGACTAATCGTCTCCAAGTGACCGAGGAGGAGAGATCTGAATATATACGTTTGCAGTCACAATTGAAGAATGAAATTGATCAGTACAGGCTTCAGAAAGATCTACTGCTGAAGGAAGCTGATGACTTGAGGCAGCAAAAAGAGACTTTTGAAAGAGAATGGGAAGAGCTGGATCAGAAAAGAGCAGACGTGGTGAAAGAGCTAAAAAATGTGTCTCAACAAAAGGAAGAAGTTTTAAAACTACAACAATTTGAAGAAGAGAAGTTAAAGAATGAGAAACAGTCCACAGAAGACTATCTAAAAAGGGAGTTAGAAACTCTTCAGTCCGCTAAAGAGTCATTTGCTGCAGAAATGGAGTTGGAGAAGTCAAGCCTAGCTGAAAAAGCTCAAAATGAGAAAAACCAAATGCTTCTGGATTTTGAGTTGCGGAAAAAAGAACTTGAAGCTGATGTGCAGAATCAGTTAGAGCAGAAGGAAAAGGACTTACTTGAAAGGAAGAAGTTATTTGAGGAGAAGAGAGAGAGTGaattaaacaatattaatttcttGAGAGAAGTAGCTAATAGAGAAATGGAGGAAATGAAACATCAAAGAAGTAAACTAGAGAAGGAGAGACTAGAGGCAGATGAGAATAGAAAACATGTTGAAAGGCAAAGGAAAGAAATGCAGGAGGACATAGATGTACTCGTTGATCTCAATAAGAAGTTGAAAAATCAGCGGGAACAATTTATTACGGAGAGACGGCGCTTTATTGATGTTGTTGAGAAACTTAGGAGTTGCCAAAACTGTGGGGAAATGATTTCTGAATTTGTGCTGTCTGATTTACAGTCTTCTGCCGACATTGAGAATGTAGAGGTGCCCTCTCTTCCAAAATTGGATGGTGGTTTTGATGCAAATCTGGCTTCTTCTAGGCAAAATACTGGAATATCCCCTCCAGCCGATACGAAGTCCCCAGCTCCTGGTGGAACTGTCTCTTGGCTTCGTAAATGCACCTCTAAGATTTTCAAGATCTCCCCCATTAAAAAGATGGAATCTGAAGTTGATAGTTTTAGAGACGTGGCTCCTTTATCTATTGAGAAGGCTAACGTTGATGATTCGCCATCAAAAATTCTTGGCACTGAAAATGAACCAGAATTGTCTTTTGCAATTGCCAATGATTCTTTTGATGCTCTGAGGGTACAATCTGGCAATGAAATCACAGAGGCTGAAGCTGACCACGATCCTTCTATTGACAACCAGGGCAACATTGACACAAAAGCACCAGATGATTTGCAGGCTACTGATTCAAAGGTTGGGCAGCAGAAACCTCGCAGGGGAGCGGGAAGGCCCAGAGTAAAGCGTACGCAAACTGTGAAAACTGTTATCAAAGAGGCTGAAGCTATTCTTGGGGAATCTAAAGCTGCTGAGGCAGTACCCGGGGAATCTGTAGATGATCGTGAGACTGATTTTCCAAATGGAAATGCTGAGGATTTTGCCAACATGGATTCTGAAAGTCAGAAACCACCCAGCATAAGACTAACGTCTAATTTGCGGAAGCGAAACTGGGTTCAAACATCTCAAATTGCTGCTAGTGAACATGAAGGTGATGCTAGTGAAGGACATTCTGATAGTTTAATACCAGGACAACGCAAAAAGAGGCGACAGAAGGCTGCTGCTCCTGCACAAACTGCTGGTGAAACAAGATATAATTTGAGGCGACACAAAAT TGGAGCAACAACTTCATCTGCTAGAGGCATGTCTGGTGGCGGCAGAGAAAGTGAGGGAGAGGTTGGCCGTGTAAAAGGTGCGGGAGTAAAAACCAACTCCAAAACTTCTCGTTCACATTCGGTTGGCATTGCTAATGAGAACGGTGACAGCATAGATCTTGATCAG AAAGTAGTCGAAGCGCAAGATGATTATGGTGATGCAACAAGGACATTTGCCAGCAACATGGCTTTGAGTGAGGAGGTGAATGGAACAGCGGATAACGCCGAGGATCAGGATGCAGAGTACAGAAGTGAATCACACGGAGAAGATGCAGGCCAAGCTGACGACGATGATGAGAATGAGATTGATGAAGATTACCAACATCCTGGTGAAACTTCAGTGGGGAAGAAGCTGTGGAAATTCTTTACAACATAA
- the LOC101490033 gene encoding protein WHAT'S THIS FACTOR 9, mitochondrial codes for MLLNFEKSAAKTVRKVLSRFKGSILPFNYEIPSLPFSHIQRVNYVNVYMKWKKDSYYDSIEHIHHSVQLKPIIALKNCIVQDPNGCIPISTVSKRGLQLDVPMKVARFMRQYPSIFEEFTGPEYNHPWFRLTSEAAEIDRDEKRVYEESREDLRSRLRKMILMTREKVLPLKIIQGMQWYLGLPNDFLQYPELNLDESFKFVEMEDGLKGLAIENRERVYSVLEKNAMKRGLYFDGSPTEAIEFPFFPSKALRMKSKIENWLHEFQKLPYISPYVGFSNLNPDSDIAEKRLVGVLHELLSLFVEHSAERRKLLCLKKYFGFPQKVHRAFERHPHMFYLSFRNKTCTVILKEAYCDEAAIEKHPLLRVRKKYIELMKESEVILRNRRMNNRFSNCSLKLNVNSNDLDEEGQEIASLSLEQVI; via the coding sequence ATGTTATTAAACTTCGAGAAATCCGCAGCCAAAACAGTTAGAAAGGTGCTCAGCCGTTTTAAAGGATCAATCTTGCCCTTTAATTATGAGATCCCCAGTCTTCCTTTCTCACACATCCAGAGGGTTAATTATGTGAATGTGTACATGAAATGGAAAAAAGATTCATACTATGACTCGATCGAACACATTCACCACTCCGTTCAGCTTAAGCCTATAATCGCCCTAAAAAACTGCATTGTCCAGGATCCCAATGGGTGCATCCCTATCTCCACAGTATCAAAGAGGGGATTACAATTAGATGTGCCTATGAAGGTTGCAAGATTTATGAGGCAATATCCATCCATTTTTGAAGAGTTTACAGGTCCTGAGTATAATCATCCTTGGTTTAGGTTGACATCTGAAGCTGCCGAGATTGACAGGGATGAAAAAAGAGTATATGAAGAAAGTAGGGAGGATTTGAGGTCCAGGTTGAGGAAAATGATATTGATGACCAGAGAGAAAGTTCTACCTTTGAAGATAATTCAAGGGATGCAGTGGTATTTGGGGTTGCCTAATGATTTTTTGCAGTACCCGGAACTAAATCTCGACGAATCTTTCAAATTTGTAGAGATGGAAGATGGATTGAAGGGGTTGGCTATTGAAAACAGAGAAAGGGTTTATTCTGtattggagaagaatgccatGAAAAGAGGTTTGTACTTCGATGGTTCACCGACAGAGGCGATTGAATTTCCTTTTTTTCCATCGAAGGCTTTAAGGATGAAAAGTAAGATTGAAAATTGGCTACATGAGTTTCAGAAGCTACCTTATATTTCACCATATGTTGGTTTCTCGAATTTGAATCCAGACAGTGACATAGCAGAGAAAAGGCTTGTTGGTGTTCTTCACGAACTGCTTTCCTTATTTGTTGAGCATTCAGCCGAGAGAAGAAAGCTCCTTTGTCTCAAGAAGTACTTCGGTTTTCCACAGAAAGTGCACAGAGCATTCGAGCGGCATCCCCATATGTTTTACCTGTCTTTCAGGAATAAAACGTGTACAGTCATTCTTAAGGAAGCTTACTGCGATGAAGCAGCTATCGAAAAACATCCTCTATTGAGGGTGAGGAAGAAATACATTGAGTTGATGAAAGAATCAGAAGTGATTTTAAGAAACAGAAGGATGAACAATCGATTTTCTAATTGTAGTTTAAAACTCAATGTAAATTCAAATGATCTGGATGAAGAGGGGCAGGAGATTGCAAGTCTTTCCTTGGAGCAGGTTATCtga